Within the Malassezia vespertilionis chromosome 3, complete sequence genome, the region GCTTCCAGTCACTCTCGTTTCGTCTCTGCTCGGCCAGCAGTCGCGCACACAAAACGTTGTTGCCTCGGAGCGCTGATTGCTGTGTATAGTATggctgcgcgtgcagaaaACAACTACCCTGCTATTGATTCGCTCGAATATAATCATGAGTACTCAAGTATACCTTCGTCGAACTTGGACGACTTGCACCATTTCATCGCACAGCGCTCGGGTCTCCCGAAAGAGCTCCAGAACGAGAAGTCGAGCATGAACATGCTTGGGCATGAGCATCTTGGGGCTGAGAGTGGTATGCATGTTAATATGCAAGGAGAAGTAATGCACAACCACGGCATGCGCCCCGACAGTTATCCGATCAACCAGCTAGAAATGATGCTGGGCGCTTCGTACAACGAGCAAGGTGTCGCGGACGCAAACCCTCTTTACTCCCACATGCACGTATCGCGCTCTTCTCATCCCCAATTTATGGGCCATGCGGAGAAACACGCCTCGTCGCACCCTCAGCCGATGAATATGTTTCACGGTGTCAACGAACCAAAGGCATATGCACCGCCTCTGGATACTACCGCCATCACGCCTGCCAGTGTGTTCTCTACCATAAGCAGTACAAGCACCAACGACTTTTTGTCGCCGCTCACGTCGCCGGCATTGCAGCCGCAGACTTCGGGACACGGCAACGTATACGGCATGCATGAGTCCGACCAATTGCTCCTCCAGCAGGACCTAATTTCGAGCATCTCTGGAGCCCCGCCAAATAATCTCGTCCATGGATCTCCCTACACTCACCACGACGCCAGCACCGTCTCTCTCCCGAGCTCTGTGGGAGAAAACTACGTGGCGAGCACCAGCGTATCCCCCGCACTGCGCcccgagcgcaagcacaacaGACGCAACcgcagctcggcgtccCAGGGAAAAGCAAGCAAGGTACGGCCGTCGCCATTGATGAAGCCGGCGCAAAGCCCGAAGGTGGAGCCTATCGGCGCAGGGTCCGTTTCCGTGTGGCAAGCAAATACCCCGGGCAGTATGACGAACGCAAAGAAacgcgatgcaggcgcgccgcacgcctCGCCATCCCTTGGCGCACTTGAGTCTCTCTCGAGCACCATGCAGGAGACGAGCGGGATGACAATGCCCGGCGCATTCTCACCGATTTCCATGGGCGTGTTTGACCGCGTCTCTTCGCGTGGCAATGTGAAACAGAGCCGCTCGCGGGGTAAGTTGAGCGAGGAAGGTTTGCGCAGTACAGTGGCCACTTCGAGCAATCACTTGCGGAGCAACTTTGACACGAACGAAGGCAGTCTTGGCTATACCCACAGCCCGTCTCCCGTGAACCTGGGCGGCAATGCCCAGCAGTCTCCGCAAAAACCCGTTACGCCCGGCGCAATTATTGGAATTATGAACAACCGATCcccacaagcagcgccCATCCACCCTGAGCACAATGAATCGATGCATATCAGCAGATCCGCCTCGCTTAGCACGCCACCGCCCGCGGATATGTATCCTCAGTACAAGCAGGGTACCTATCCGTCGCAGTCCGCCGCAGTGAATGCAGTCGCAGCGTCTGCACTGATGAACGCATCGCATGCGCGGCCCGGTCTATTTtaccatggcgcagcgggcAATGTGCCCAAGCCAATTCTCCCCGGTGGCCTCTCGTCCGAGGACCGACATGCGTGGATGAACTTGCGTCGCGTTGGTACCGGCGGCCTTGaccagcgccgctcctcgcaCAAGGCTGCGGAGCAGAAACGCCGCGATTCGTTGAAGCACTGCTttgacgagctgcgctgTCTCTTGCCGATGATTGTGCTCGACGAGAACGCCCCGGGCGGCTCCGTGCTGGGCCCTGACGGCACCAAAGAGGACCAAGTAACGGAAGGGTTTGAAGACACCGTTTCTTTCGAGGGAGGCGACGCCAGCAGGGAGGGTGCCAAGTCAAGCTTGGCGTCCTTGTCGCCAGAGCAGGCGCACGAAGCGAACCGCGCAATTGCTAAAGTATTGTTGCTTCGCCACAGCAACGAATACCTCGTGCGGCTTAAGCGGCGgatcgagcggcgcgaccaagcgctgcacgacctAAGCGAGGAAGTGGTTCGACTCCGGTCCGCATTGGGCGTGCAAAGCGACATGCCCTTGCATCACCATGCGGCGAAGGCCGACACGGTGGATGATTTCGAATCGCTTTCTTTggccggcgcagcacgcgcgcaacCCGGCACGGAGCACAAGGCGTACCAGGATGACAATGCTACGCCGGCGCGACATGGCATGGACTTGGCTGGATAGTGTAGTCGTGTCTAGAGGAATACAAACTTGTACTATGGCATGTGGCGAGTTGGGCTGGACCGTCACGGCAGTTTATCCGCTTCCTGCGCCTCGCTCTTTTGGCACAGCTGCGAGTTGAGCGTGGAGACGAGCTCCACCCTTCGAATCGGCTTGCTGACATAGGCATTCATGCCTGCCTGCAGACATATTTCCTTATCTCCCAGCATCGCATGCGCCGTGAGCGCAATGATGGGGATATTGCTGAGGCCAAGCGCCTGTTCGTGCTCGCGAATCGCCATGGTCGCCTCGATACCGCCCATCACGGGCATACTCACATCCATAAGAATCGCATCGTagcgctgcttttgcaCTGCAAAAACAGCCAGCTCGCCGTTGTCCACCACGTCCACATGGTGCCCTTGATTCTGCAGGATTTTGCAAGCAAGTTTTTGGTTGACCAGGTTGTCTTCTGCCAGCAAAATGTCAAAGTTTACGTCATTGTTGCCTTCGGACGGTGTTGCGGCAGAGCTTTCCAGGGAAGGAAGCAGGGCATAGTACAAGTCCTCGAAGGACAGTGGCGTGTTGATGTACGACGAAACGCCGTAGTCTAGACAGAATGTCAAATTTAGGGAAAGCACTTCGGGTGTGACGAGATTGATTGGAATGTAGCGCAGCTGTTCGTTTGCACGGAGCTGCGGAACAAGCGCAACACTGTCCGTCACAATAGCATCTACGCGGCTGAACAATGGCgggcgcgcaagcgcgtcttCGAGGGAATGGAATACAAGTGGCTTCAGTCCGAGCTTTGTAAGCATATGCGCCACGCCAGTCTTGTCGTGCACTGTATCGAGGAAGAAAACGTTGCGTCCGATGTAAGGGCGCATCCGCTCCGCCAGTTGGTCCTTGGAAAATTTGTCCAGTTTGACGACCATGGTGAAGAAGAAATCAGAGCCTTTGCCAAAATGGCTTCGCACCCACATGTCGCCGCCCATCAAATTCACAAGACGCCGCGAGATGGAGAGACCGAGGCCTGTGCCGCCGTATTTGCGCGTAGTCGAGCCATCTGCCTGGCAAAATGTGTCGAAAATCATGTCCAGCTTATCCTGCTTGATGCCAATGCCCGAATCAGACGCGCAGAATTCCAAGAGGGCTTCGTTGTTGCCACGGTATGCACTcagcttgcagcgcagcacaacGCGACCGCCGCTTTCGGTAAACTTGACGGCATTTCCAATCAGGTTTGTGATGATCTGCTTCaaacgcagcgcgtcgccaaTTAGCGGGTCGGGACAGTCTCGTGAGACTTCGTACACCAAATTGAGctttttttgcgcagcacgcacaGAGAGTGTCTTGAGCACGCTAAACACAATACCACGCAAGCTAAAAGGAATTTCTTCCACGTTCATACGGCCTGCCTCGATCTTGGAGATGTCGAGTATGTCGTCGATGATAGCCAAAAGATTTTCCGCGAGCGTCGAGACGGTGACCATGTTTTCGCGCTGTGTGCGCGAAAGCTCGGTTTCGAGGGTGAGGGACGTCATACCGATAATGCCGTTCATAGGCGTGCGAATTTCGTGCGACATGTTGGCCAGGAATTCAGACTTGCTCCTGTTTGCAAGCTCGGCAGCCTCACGCGCGGCTGTGTTCTTCTGGATACTATCGCGCAAACTGTACACCATTTGGTTAATCTTGGTCTTGAGCGAGTCCATCTCACCACTAGCCTCGACGGTGACAAAGCGCGTAAAGTCGCCGTCTGTTGCCGCCGCAGTGAtctgcgcaaacgcacgcaCTTGGGAGGTAAGGTTGTTGGCCATGATGTTGACATTGTCCGTGATTTCTGCCCACTTGCCTTTGATGTCTTTCTTTTGCGCTTGAACACCAAGCTTGCCTTCGGTGCCTACCTCCCTTGCAACACGCGTCACTTCGGAGGCAAAGAAGGACAGCTGGTCGATCATGTTATTGATGGTGTTGACCAAGTCCAAGATCTCGCCGGAAACAGAAATGGTGACCTTTTGTGTCAGGTCGCCGCGGGCGACGGCGGTGGTTGCGTAGGCAATTGCGCGCACTTGTAACGTAATGTTCGCCGCCATAGTGTTCACCGAGTCGGTCAGATCCTTCCACGTCCCGCCGACGCCCAAAACAGTCGCGCGTCCGCCAAGCTTTCCTTCAGTGCCGACCTCAGTGGCGACCCTGGTAACTTCTGTGGAaaaggtgcgcagcgactcgaCCATGTTGTTTACCGTCAGCTTGAGATCGAGAAACTCTCCACGGACCTCGACATTGATCGTCTTGCTCaagtcgccgcgcgcgacggcagtATTCACCGTGGCAATCGAGCGTACCTGCGTAGTCAAGTTGCTCGCCATCATATTGACACGCTCTGTAAGCACCTGCCATTGTCCTTTGACGTCTGCCACGTTGGCCTGGCCACCCAGGCGGCCTTCAGTGCCGACCTCGACCGAGACACGGATGATCTCGTCGGAGAGGGTCTTGAGCTGGCGGACCATGTTGTTCACCGTGTTTTTCAGCTCCAAAATCTCGCCCTTGACGTCGACAGTGATAAACTCGGTCAGCACGCCCTCTGCGACGCATTTGGTaacgcgcgcaatctcTCGCACCTGCGAGGTGAGGTTGTCGGCCATCTTGTTCACGCTCTTGGTCAAGTCTTTCCAGATCCCTTCCACGTTTGGCACATGCGCCTGTCCACCGAGGCGGCCATACGTACCTACCTCCATCGACATGCGCACTACTTCGCTCGCAAATACACGCAGCTGGCTCACCATGCTATTCACCGTGTCTTTCAGCTGCGCCATCTCGCCCTCCGCCTCAATTTCAATGGTCTTGGTGAGGTCACCTTTGGCCACGGCGGTGGTCACAATGCCAATGGACCGCACCTGCTCGGTCAAATTCAAACACATCCGGTTCACATTGTCAGTCAGCTCTTTCCAGACACCTTTGACGCCGGGAACGTGCGCTTGGCCTCCCAATCTGCCCTGGGAGCCGACTTCTCTCGAGACGCGCGTGACTTCATTGGCAAAGTGGCGAAGTTGATCTACCATGACGTTGATCGTCACCTTGAGCTCTAGAATCTCGCCGTCGGCCTGCACATCAATCTTCTTGGAGaggtcgccgcgcgcaacggCTTTGGTAACCAGGGCGACACCGCGCACCTGATTCGTCAAGTTCTCGGCAAGCCTGTTGACCACATCTTTGAGCTCTTTCCAGGTACCTTCGACGCCTTCGACACCCGCTTGCCCTCCCAGCTTGCCTTCTGTGCCAACTTCAAGTGATACACGCGTGACTTCGCTCGCAAAGTTGCTCAGTCGGTCGACCATCTGGTTAATAATTTCTTTGAGCTCAACCATGACGGGCCCTTGCACGGGAACCATAATGTGCTGCGTCAGGTCCCCCAGCGCAACGGCTTTGCACACACGCGCAATGTCCTGCACTTGTGCTTTGAGCAGATGCAGCTCTTCCTCGGCGCTGAGACCACTCTGCTCGTtgaagcgctcgagcattTCCATCGGGTCAACCTCGCTGGTCTGGGGGTACGGAGACGGCTGATTCGAACTAAAGCCAGAAAAGCTTTGCATGCCGGCGTGCAGCGGGGGGGAGAATGTGTAGCCGGTAATGTttcgtggcgcgcgcgacgatttGCGATACGAGAGAATAACAGGCTCATTGTTTTCCATGCCCATGGGAAAGCTCAAAGGGTACTCGGAGCTGAGGGGGTGTGCTTGGGAGAGGGGGTAGGGCAAACTCCTACGCTCGGCAATCCGCGAtccgcgatgcgctccggTTTTCTGTTCCATATCGTGGTCTTCCATGTCCCATAGTTTATGCGCCATGGTCTGGATCAGCGTCTGTATCAGATTTAGCTTCACGCCTCGCTCGTGCTCGGGAAACGGTGCGAGCGGAAAGTCTACTGCATAGCGCGCCTCCGCCCGCGCTTTCTCATCGCCCTTCGGCTCGCTGCACTCCTCCGATGCGTAGACCACCGCGTGCAATAGTGCAGATACATAATCCAAACACCCGTCCGCCGTGGCCATGACATTGGGGCTCGGCACAGGCAATGCGTACGGAGAGCTCCGGCACATTGGCGGGCACTGCGGCATCGATACAGATGCCGCCATTTTGTCCcggcaagctgcggcgcacggcgcgcaaatgAAAAGCATCGATCGCACGTGGCATTCTACGGCTACAGCAGCTATCGCTCACGGCGCCGTCCGCCGTGCTGTTTTCGGGGGCCGTTGTACGGGCTTGTGCTACTCCGATCGGTATTGCCGCCGTACcatccgccgcgcgacgtATTAAAACCGGGAGGGGCTTCGGGCAGCCCGTAGCCGGGAAACGGcgggcgcggtgcatccCACGGTAAGGGCGGACCGCGAGATTCGCCAGGAGGAGCGCTTGGGCCCCAAGCACGCATGGGGCGCGCCATGGgaggcggcggcggcacgcccgGCGGCGGGATGCTCTGGTGCTCTATCGGAGGCGGCCGCATGGGCGGGGGAAAAGGCACCACGCCCGGCGGTGCGCCCGGCGGCCTGGCATTGCCCAGTGTCGATAGCAGATTTTGGATTGCGTCTGGATTGACATTGAGCagtgcgtcgagcgctACCGGCGTAGGCGCATTGGGTGcatgcacaggcgcaggcgcaggtggacgtacaggcgcaggtgcaggcgcaaatgcgtgcggctcgcgcagctgtgtCTCCAAAGCAGACTTAAAAAACACAAGCACAACGAGGAGAATATTCGCCgggcgcgatgcgtgcCATTTTTTACCGAGTCCGTCGGGGCGCAAGGCATAGACCCAGTCGGGAACCTCGGTGTGTGcgcggagcggcgcgatATAAAAGTCCTTGACCAATGTTCCTTGCGTTCCAGGCGCGGAAGTCAGCACGCCGAAACGGTTCTTGTCGGCAAAGTAGTGTACTAGTTTATCGAGCGAAGCAGAGCTGTGCAAGGTATCATTTGTCTCGTGGTGCCGCTCTGGCGCATCAATATCACCGCCAGCATCAAGTACAAGCAAGAGCGTATCATTCCGCGGCGAGTGGCGCACCTGCAAAAGGTAGTCGATGGCGGTGCGGTCGGGAAGACGCCCTTCGACCATGCACTCTGTGCCGGCGAAAATGGCGGGCCACAAAGGCGAGTCGGGCTTGTAGAGCGGAGCACTGAGCTGCCGGGCATGCACGTAGGCCGACGTAAACTCGGGCATCGTCACGACGCCGTCCCAAACGACGGGCTGTGCCTCCAaaggcacggcgcgtggCTTGGCATGGCGGACACGGCCCAACGCGTTCGGTGGCGGCGTGCCGGGGGGGGTGGTGCTTTtggcaagcggcgcatcctgcacGGACGCTCCGGGATCGTCGAGAAAAGAATCAATGTAGGTGTCTGCGTCGCCAGACGCGTCGTTGGCTTCTCTTGCCCCGTCGGCAAGTGCGTCTGCCTCGGGCTCCGGCGCGGGTGTATAGGTGGTGTCAAAGTCAAAGTCGAACGTGTccgtcggcgcgctttcctggttgcgcggcgagtgcaCGGCATCTTTccacgcgcgtgcaaagtCGAGCGATGGATGTGTTTTcggcggcgatggcgtcgCTGAGGCCGCCTCGGGCTCCTTGCTCTCTTGTTCGGGTGCTTCCTGCTTTGCAGGAGCCGGCTCTTCGACTGCTTGTGGCGGTGCATACGGCGcattctcgcgctcgatatCCACCTCGCCCTTGTGCGTGATTTTCCGCGCGGGGCCATCTGCTTGTTCGCGCAAAACAGACTGCTGcaaagcgtcgcgctttgcttTTTCTGTTGCCACGCGGATCGTGTCGTTTGCAAGTTCTTCGTTGTTTAGGTGTGCTAGTTCTGTAGCCGAAAGCGCGTTCGAGGTAATGCGCCGGTGCAGCGATGTGTTCCGCTGGTCTTTGAGGTTGAAGCTGAGCGTACGGAAACGCTCCTTGTACAAGCGCCCTTTTTCCTTGTTCCCAAGCATCGCATGTAGCTCGTGCTCAAGTTCTTCCGCGTATATGTTGGCCTTctctcgcgcttgctccGCGTCGTGTGCCGCAAAGAGGGGCGTAAAAATGCTGGTAAACGTGGTAAgcacatgcacgcgcacaggGTCCGTGGTCGACgttttggcgcgcttgcgcgacacagcggcgcgtgcggcacgTCGTGGTGCAACGTTCCTTGTGGGCCGCTCGTTTTCGTCGGACGATGCTTTTTCGTAcgcatcgtcgtcgacgCCTTCGTCCTCTTGTGCATCCTCCTCCTTAAATTCGTCCTCGTTCTCGTCCTTGCTTCGCGTCTCACCCACGGAAGTAGATTTCTCGCATGGATCGCATACATACTCGTCCATTGCATCCGCGACGCGTTTTGAGAGGCCCATGCACTTGAGGTGGTACCACTCACCACACACACTACAGCAAATCATAGGAGACCCATTATCCTGCTTCCGACACACGCAGTACACTTTGTcatcttcctcttcctcttcctcttcctctttctcttcctcttccgaCGGCAACGCACGCCGACGTTTCTTCGCCTCTGTCGGTAAAGTGTCTGCGCGTATCGATGCAGCATCTTGGGATCCGGTCGGTTCAGGCATGTACCGCTGAGCAGGACGCTTGGAGCGTgtgccgcgtcgcggatTCGCACCGTCTGTATCAGACGCCATTGCAGCGAGAGTAAATAAGCGCTGCTACAGTCTATGGAATCGCACAGAGACCTTTACGCAGTGGCGACGACCAGGTGTGAGTCACGTGACCATGTTTCTTCTTCGGGTCAGACAGCGCCCTGTCGCTCCTTCACCCGACTGGGCAGAAAATGGCAGAAGCTGCACCCGCACCCGTTCCGGTGCCGATGCCGCACGTCACGGACACGCAACTGGTCACTCCCTCTATTACTGTGCAGAGGCCCTCGATTGAGGCGACGCTCCGTTCGTACTATTCCGCGCTAGACCCTGTGCTGCGCCCGGTTACCGATGCTTGGCAAGCATTGCGCGAGaggcgcaaagcgctgaACCTGCCCAACCTGGGCACTGTCGAGAAGCTGCAGGCAGAGGTCAAGATGGTGCAGACGACCAACTTCCAGTTtgaaggcgcgcgcgctgacTTGACCAAAGCGCTAAGCATGAACCCCATTTTCCAGGTTACGCACGCGTTTACACTTGCAGGCGTCGGCAAGAATGCGTACAACTTTGGCGCAGTCTATGGCGATAATATGCGCTTCTACCAGGCTGGTCTGGATGACACGGGCAATGTCACTATGCGTCTAAACCGCAGCTGGATGCCTGGCCACATTTCCAAAATCcaggcgcagcttgcgccgccgtctgGACAGACCTTTGTCCAGATGGAGTACGACTGGCAGGGCACGGACTCAAGCATGAACTTCAAGGCGCTGAACCCGTCGCCGGTGAATGGCACGGGCATCTACGTTGCCAACTTTCTCCAGACGCTCACGCACCGCTTTGCCATTGGTGCCGAGGCCGTCTTCCAGCGCCCGAGCCCCGAGGTGGAGGAGGCGAGCATTGGCTACCTGGCCAAGCTTGTGGGCGACAAGAAGGACTGGATTGCGAGCGCCCAGTGGCAGCCGCAGGGTGTTGGCCAATTTACATACTGGCAGCAGCTCAGCGAGCAAGTGGACGTTGCCGCCGACTTGCAGATGATTAtgatgcagcagcggcgcgacgcgcaagcgacgcTTTCTGCGCGATACTCGTTCCGCATGTCTTCgctccgtgcgcagctcgatAGCTTGGGCAAGCTCTCGTCTGTTTATGAGGCACGCATCTCTCCCGCATTCGCCTTCACGTTTTCTGGCGAGATTGATCACCTGAACGGAGACTCCAAGTTTGGTCTTGGCGTGTCGATTGAAAGCGGGTCCGAGGCTATGGACCCGACGCTCCCCCCGCCTGTGCCGCCTACGGTGCCCATGTAGACGTATGCAGGAAACGCTACCCGAATTTGCATTAGAAACAGCTATGGTTTAGCGAGTGATGGCATGGTTGCCGCGTCTCACTGCCGAAACAGATAGATAAACATGGGCTTGGGTCGCTCCATCTTGCGCGGAATGATCAGCTCAAAGAACACCTTTTGGAACGAGGCAAAGAAGTTGGCGGCAATGAACGGGTAGAGGAACAGGCGGACGATGAAGCAGTAGAATGTCCACATGAGCGCGTACCGCACTGACCAATGTATTCTTCGATCCACCGACGGAAggtagcgctgcacagcgctggACAGTACGGTGGCAAATCCATTCAGCAAGAAAAAGGCGGTATTGTACCCAAAGTTGGCGTGAAAGGCCTGGAAAATCAAGTATTCGTGGAAGAGGCCCGAGACAAAAAATGTGGTAACTGCGAGGGCCGCCATGGGCAAAAATGGCCGCCGCTTTTTAGGTGGTGCTTCTGTGGGCATCTCGGAGCGCTCTTTCTCTTCCTCGGCCACGACACGCTGACGAAGCGCGCTGACTTTGGAGCCGTTTGGGGCGCTCGAAACACCCTTCGTCTCGCTCCTGCGCTGATCAAGTGTCTTGTGCGTATTCTTGCCCCCAAAAATCACACGGTGCAGCACAGTGGCAATCGCCCTATTCCATCGCGACCAAAAtacgcgcacgcgcgtcgcgccgagCGGGTTTTGGAACATGggctgctgctcgatcCCCAGTATGAATCCTGCAAGGCTGAGCGACAGCACACCCATCGAAGAAAGAAGCAGGTAAATGAGAAACCCCACCAAGATATTGTGCACGACGCTTGGCAGCAAGTCAAGCGAGTCGTACACAGACGCGGGCGGCACAAAGAACAGCAGGACGCCTGCAATCGCGAGATGGACGAGACCTTCGGGTATCTGCTTTAAACACTCGATCCGTGCGTTTGGCTCGTACCCCAACTTTTGCCTGCGCGCTTCGATTTGGTTCTCCTCCATGGGAAAGAGCCAGAGATGTGAGATAAATTTGAAGTAGCTCCAACTTTTCACCTCTTCCACGTCGC harbors:
- a CDS encoding uncharacterized protein (EggNog:ENOG503P814; TransMembrane:7 (i76-95o107-131i201-218o238-261i354-372o384-404i425-446o)), whose amino-acid sequence is MTLQFLPNKPVLPLKAQHDPFPWMARNVPRLLDFSPMPIPRENVVLAWAHKLGFETVSYSGEYFNIITMMNEVTRLCIDMNVITILIYTLFHLTANAGRLTRRVGGFAAALFILSWPFWAGTGTINMLNFLRTGISFRTSLLAWDIMQIRDVEEVKSWSYFKFISHLWLFPMEENQIEARRQKLGYEPNARIECLKQIPEGLVHLAIAGVLLFFVPPASVYDSLDLLPSVVHNILVGFLIYLLLSSMGVLSLSLAGFILGIEQQPMFQNPLGATRVRVFWSRWNRAIATVLHRVIFGGKNTHKTLDQRRSETKGVSSAPNGSKVSALRQRVVAEEEKERSEMPTEAPPKKRRPFLPMAALAVTTFFVSGLFHEYLIFQAFHANFGYNTAFFLLNGFATVLSSAVQRYLPSVDRRIHWSVRYALMWTFYCFIVRLFLYPFIAANFFASFQKVFFELIIPRKMERPKPMFIYLFRQ